From the genome of Methanobacterium sp., one region includes:
- a CDS encoding RNA-guided pseudouridylation complex pseudouridine synthase subunit Cbf5 — protein MAELLQKAYGETDPQYGCKPEERPLEEHLSRGIINLDKPSGPTSHEIDAWVKRILFCEKTGHGGTLDPRVTGVLPIGIDTATRAIQLLLEAPKEYVCLMRLHEDVGEPRIRGILEEFTGKIFQTPPLRSAVKRELRVRTIYYINILEIDGQDALFRIGCEAGTYIRKYCHDIGEALGCGAHMAELRRTRVADFTEDETLKTLQDVNDAYHYWKEDDDEAPLRECVLPMERAASHLKKVVVRDSAVDALCHGADLAAGGILELSEGIKRKETLAVLTLKGELVAAGEAMATTTEIDQADKGIMVNIKKVFMEPGTYPMMWK, from the coding sequence GATCCCCAATACGGTTGTAAACCGGAAGAACGGCCCCTTGAGGAGCACCTGTCCCGGGGGATTATCAACCTGGATAAGCCCTCAGGTCCCACATCCCATGAAATTGATGCATGGGTTAAAAGGATTCTCTTTTGTGAGAAAACAGGTCACGGCGGAACCCTGGATCCCAGGGTCACCGGTGTGCTGCCCATTGGAATTGACACGGCAACCAGAGCCATACAACTACTCCTGGAAGCACCCAAAGAATACGTATGCCTGATGCGCCTGCACGAAGATGTGGGTGAGCCACGTATTCGAGGTATCCTGGAGGAGTTCACTGGTAAAATATTCCAAACCCCACCCCTGCGTTCAGCAGTCAAAAGAGAACTCCGGGTACGGACTATCTACTATATTAACATCCTGGAAATAGATGGTCAGGATGCACTGTTTAGGATCGGCTGCGAGGCCGGTACCTACATCCGTAAGTACTGTCACGATATTGGCGAAGCATTAGGATGCGGAGCCCACATGGCAGAACTCCGCCGAACACGGGTGGCAGACTTTACAGAGGATGAAACCCTTAAAACCCTGCAGGACGTCAATGATGCCTACCATTATTGGAAAGAAGATGATGATGAGGCACCACTCCGGGAGTGTGTGCTCCCTATGGAAAGGGCGGCCAGCCACCTTAAAAAAGTGGTGGTAAGGGATTCGGCAGTAGACGCACTGTGTCACGGTGCGGATCTGGCAGCAGGTGGAATCTTAGAGTTGAGTGAAGGTATTAAGAGGAAGGAAACCCTGGCAGTTTTAACCCTTAAGGGTGAACTGGTAGCTGCTGGTGAGGCAATGGCCACAACCACTGAAATTGACCAGGCAGATAAGGGCATCATGGTGAATATAAAAAAGGTTTTTATGGAACCTGGAACATACCCAATGATGTGGAAGTAA